A stretch of the Geovibrio thiophilus genome encodes the following:
- a CDS encoding cytochrome c3 family protein gives MLSLKKSIVPLVLIFILTVCDVAVSKSGIPAEWSMDTDCALCHTHEADTLTNEKCLIYAHSEESCTSCHSQEDRLAVAHRKMSTDTSKLKRLKRTKMGEENCIACHGGWEDLSERTKDTVLVQDSEGTIVNPHIVRTEINKSKQHNLVTCTSCHRMHTETNLAEAANEACRTCHHAGVYKCGTCHN, from the coding sequence ATGCTGAGTTTGAAAAAAAGCATAGTGCCTTTGGTTTTGATTTTTATCCTGACGGTATGCGATGTTGCCGTATCAAAGAGTGGCATACCTGCTGAATGGAGCATGGATACGGATTGCGCGCTATGCCACACTCATGAGGCGGATACATTGACAAATGAAAAATGCCTGATTTACGCTCACAGTGAAGAAAGCTGTACATCTTGCCATTCACAGGAAGATAGGCTTGCTGTTGCGCACAGAAAAATGTCCACTGATACCTCAAAGCTGAAGCGCCTTAAAAGAACCAAAATGGGTGAGGAGAATTGTATTGCCTGCCATGGCGGGTGGGAAGACCTAAGCGAGCGCACAAAAGATACGGTTTTAGTTCAAGACTCTGAGGGAACTATTGTCAATCCGCATATTGTAAGAACAGAGATCAACAAGAGCAAGCAGCATAATCTGGTTACATGCACCTCCTGTCACCGGATGCATACAGAAACAAATCTTGCGGAAGCTGCAAACGAGGCATGTCGCACCTGTCACCACGCCGGTGTATATAAATGCGGTACTTGCCACAACTAA
- a CDS encoding FAD-dependent oxidoreductase yields MRYLPQLNEFKREIDLIGFIFTEIVKEIIMAEKKGGLGSKMLTKRDFMKVSGLTVGAAILAVGGASTSLATTGSVSVKKWDYEADVIVIGTGPAGLSCAAAAAESGASVIAIDANNKIGGKGILSGGNLGIGGGTRMQKDLGYVETADIIYEDRTVPNLRTDATMKVDTVDNRKVTMGMWRKISGAEDGEGMARAFADNSLDTWNWLDKMGCAFIKANVSKMSQVYRGSRYFTTTAQTLVDRDNGKPGDLTSGGAGIIWPLYDKAEEGGVEFMLSCKMTKIIREDNGGRVVGIEATYNGKTIYMKGKKAVFLGTGSWNGNDNLKQLFLPWLTRYPHITGEPYVKNDGKGIEAAIAIGASLSTDRGSDWHGWHRHPGSLWHRSGAPFGISGFEDGFLDSESIYVNAEGNRFMNEEIGEDNPAWVGGSKPFYFAQICATQTTDKDGPVVWIIMDETSRMKQKLEFKPGENVETFMYGKGNTLEELASAIKVPGANLAASVKRYNELVAKGKDEDFGKQEITAQIIKPPFHAIKWGIQKHNTLGGVTINPKARVLDWNRKPIPGLYAAGESAGAMDLIGLARPIVFGRIAGLTIAKEEK; encoded by the coding sequence ATGCGGTACTTGCCACAACTAAACGAATTTAAAAGAGAAATAGACCTGATAGGTTTTATTTTTACAGAAATTGTAAAGGAGATAATCATGGCTGAAAAGAAAGGCGGTCTTGGAAGTAAAATGTTAACCAAGAGGGATTTTATGAAGGTGTCCGGTTTGACCGTCGGCGCTGCGATACTGGCTGTCGGCGGTGCGTCAACATCGCTTGCGACAACGGGTTCGGTATCGGTGAAAAAGTGGGATTACGAGGCGGATGTTATTGTAATCGGCACCGGTCCTGCCGGGCTGAGCTGCGCGGCGGCTGCGGCTGAAAGCGGTGCATCTGTTATTGCTATCGACGCAAATAACAAGATAGGAGGCAAAGGTATTCTTTCGGGCGGCAATCTGGGTATTGGCGGCGGAACGCGTATGCAAAAGGATCTCGGATATGTTGAAACAGCAGACATTATCTATGAAGATCGTACTGTTCCGAATCTGCGTACGGATGCCACCATGAAAGTTGATACTGTTGACAACCGGAAGGTAACAATGGGCATGTGGCGTAAGATCTCCGGCGCTGAAGACGGCGAGGGCATGGCGCGTGCTTTTGCAGATAACAGTCTGGATACATGGAACTGGCTGGATAAGATGGGCTGCGCATTTATCAAAGCCAACGTCAGCAAAATGTCTCAGGTTTACCGTGGCTCCCGTTACTTTACAACCACTGCTCAGACTCTTGTAGATCGCGACAACGGCAAACCCGGTGATTTGACATCCGGAGGAGCAGGTATTATATGGCCTCTCTACGATAAAGCGGAAGAAGGCGGTGTTGAGTTCATGCTTAGCTGCAAAATGACCAAAATCATCCGTGAGGATAATGGCGGGCGTGTTGTGGGTATAGAAGCTACTTACAACGGCAAAACAATATATATGAAAGGCAAGAAAGCCGTATTTCTCGGCACAGGCAGCTGGAACGGCAACGACAACCTCAAGCAGCTCTTTTTACCTTGGCTTACAAGGTATCCCCACATCACCGGCGAGCCCTATGTAAAGAATGACGGAAAAGGCATTGAGGCTGCAATTGCGATTGGCGCATCGCTGTCTACTGATCGCGGAAGTGACTGGCACGGCTGGCACCGTCACCCGGGTTCGCTCTGGCACCGCTCAGGGGCACCATTCGGAATCAGCGGGTTTGAAGATGGCTTTCTCGACAGCGAAAGTATCTACGTCAATGCAGAAGGAAACCGCTTTATGAATGAAGAGATTGGTGAAGACAACCCCGCATGGGTAGGAGGGTCAAAACCATTCTATTTTGCACAGATCTGCGCCACACAAACCACGGATAAAGATGGTCCCGTTGTGTGGATTATTATGGACGAAACATCACGTATGAAGCAAAAACTTGAGTTTAAACCCGGTGAGAATGTTGAAACCTTCATGTACGGTAAGGGCAATACTCTGGAAGAGCTGGCGTCTGCCATAAAGGTTCCCGGCGCGAATCTGGCTGCCTCTGTTAAACGCTACAACGAGCTGGTTGCAAAAGGAAAAGATGAAGATTTCGGTAAGCAGGAAATAACGGCACAAATTATTAAACCGCCTTTCCATGCCATTAAATGGGGTATCCAAAAGCACAATACTCTTGGCGGAGTAACTATCAACCCTAAAGCACGGGTGCTTGACTGGAACCGCAAGCCTATCCCCGGTCTGTATGCCGCCGGAGAGAGTGCGGGCGCTATGGATCTTATCGGTCTGGCACGACCTATAGTTTTCGGCCGTATTGCCGGTTTGACAATCGCAAAAGAAGAAAAATAA
- the aroC gene encoding chorismate synthase, with amino-acid sequence MGGSIFGRNFRIATFGESHGKSVGVVLDGCPAGLELTEDDVQLELNRRRPGQSDVSTPRDEKDKVEFHSGIFEGKTTGHPIMMLVYNENQRSKDYSEVKDLFRPGHADFTYTSKYGFRDYRGGGRSSARETIGRVCAGAVAKKLLSGKGVSVIAHVKQVGSIKALEFDAEYIEKNPVRCADRNVAEKMRSLILSISEQGDSIGAVVEVIIKGVPVGIGEPVFDRIEAELAKAILSIPAVKGIEFGSGFEAATLRGSENNDEISKYGFLSNNAGGTLGGITTGQDIIFRFPVKPASSITVPKKTIDLFGNEKEIVTRGRHDACVAPRVVPVAEAMSAMVLVDMIMADNAGRNLF; translated from the coding sequence ATGGGCGGAAGCATATTCGGCAGAAATTTCAGAATAGCCACCTTCGGCGAAAGCCACGGGAAATCGGTCGGCGTGGTGCTGGACGGATGTCCGGCGGGACTGGAACTCACGGAGGATGATGTTCAGCTTGAGCTCAACCGCCGCCGTCCCGGGCAGAGTGATGTCAGCACTCCCAGAGACGAAAAGGATAAGGTGGAGTTCCACAGCGGCATATTTGAAGGCAAAACCACCGGACACCCTATAATGATGCTTGTATATAATGAGAACCAGCGGTCTAAGGACTACAGCGAGGTGAAGGATCTCTTTCGCCCCGGGCATGCGGACTTCACATATACCTCAAAATACGGCTTCAGGGACTACAGAGGCGGCGGCAGAAGCTCCGCAAGAGAGACCATAGGCAGAGTGTGCGCCGGTGCTGTGGCTAAAAAGCTGCTCTCAGGAAAAGGGGTAAGCGTCATAGCTCACGTCAAACAGGTGGGCAGCATTAAGGCGTTGGAGTTTGACGCGGAATATATAGAGAAAAATCCTGTGAGATGCGCCGACAGAAACGTTGCGGAAAAGATGAGAAGTCTTATATTAAGTATTTCGGAACAAGGTGACTCCATAGGAGCGGTTGTCGAAGTTATTATAAAGGGTGTACCCGTGGGAATAGGCGAGCCTGTCTTTGATCGTATCGAGGCGGAGCTGGCAAAGGCGATCCTCTCAATACCCGCCGTAAAGGGTATAGAATTCGGCAGCGGGTTTGAGGCGGCGACGCTCAGGGGAAGCGAAAATAACGATGAAATCTCCAAATACGGCTTCCTTTCAAATAATGCGGGCGGAACTCTCGGCGGTATCACCACAGGGCAGGATATTATCTTCCGCTTCCCTGTAAAGCCTGCGTCATCAATAACCGTACCCAAGAAAACCATCGATCTCTTCGGCAATGAGAAGGAGATCGTCACCAGAGGCAGACATGATGCCTGTGTCGCTCCGAGGGTCGTTCCCGTTGCGGAGGCAATGTCGGCAATGGTTCTGGTGGATATGATAATGGCTGACAATGCGGGACGTAATCTTTTTTAA
- the crcB gene encoding fluoride efflux transporter CrcB, translating to MKILLIGLGGFFGAVARYGVSKASLFIMGGRFPLGTFFVNVSGSFLLGCVMGSLFFRSTSGENLRLLVGMGFLGAFTTFSTFSVETILLFDEGRYLAGSANVFANLFLSLAAALIGMWLVKQ from the coding sequence ATGAAAATTCTCCTCATAGGTCTGGGCGGTTTCTTCGGAGCCGTAGCGAGATACGGGGTGTCAAAGGCTTCTCTCTTTATAATGGGCGGCAGGTTCCCTCTCGGAACCTTCTTTGTAAACGTGTCCGGTTCATTCCTTCTGGGCTGCGTCATGGGTTCTCTGTTCTTCCGCAGCACGTCCGGAGAAAACCTGCGTCTGCTAGTCGGTATGGGCTTTCTCGGGGCGTTCACAACCTTTTCAACATTCAGCGTGGAAACAATTCTGCTTTTTGACGAAGGCAGATACCTCGCAGGCTCGGCAAACGTATTCGCAAATCTTTTCTTAAGCCTTGCTGCCGCTCTCATCGGCATGTGGCTTGTGAAGCAATAG
- a CDS encoding tRNA (adenine-N1)-methyltransferase has translation MNKIEYGTNVILIDEERGKRHMTKLREGLRFTTQYGFIEHDEIVKILDGGIITASKGVRYRVLKPTYIDYIMNIKRRAQIIYPKDTAAMLMEGDVYPGLNVLEAGVGQGALSIAILRALGGKGTLTSYELREDFAGDAARFIAEFYGEAPNHDIQVRNIYESIDGEYDRVLLDLPEPWQVVPHLEKGLRQGGLLVCYLPTILQVKSCVDALREAGYYDEISSFELIKRPWKVDGRSVRPEMWTFNHSAFLITCRKVEKMLPKVKPEKAETPEELEETYEMPEEE, from the coding sequence ATGAATAAAATAGAATATGGAACCAACGTCATTTTGATTGACGAGGAAAGAGGCAAACGCCACATGACCAAACTGCGTGAGGGGCTGCGCTTCACAACGCAGTACGGCTTCATAGAGCATGACGAGATAGTTAAGATTCTTGACGGCGGAATAATCACCGCCTCAAAAGGTGTGCGCTACAGAGTGCTTAAACCCACTTATATCGACTACATCATGAATATCAAGCGCCGCGCGCAGATAATCTATCCCAAGGATACGGCAGCTATGCTCATGGAGGGCGATGTTTACCCCGGTCTTAATGTTCTTGAGGCGGGAGTGGGGCAGGGTGCGCTTTCGATAGCCATCCTCCGTGCTCTCGGCGGTAAAGGAACTCTTACAAGCTATGAGCTCCGTGAGGATTTCGCTGGTGATGCGGCAAGGTTCATAGCCGAATTTTACGGCGAAGCGCCCAACCACGATATTCAGGTACGCAATATATATGAAAGTATAGACGGCGAATATGACAGAGTGCTGCTTGACCTGCCCGAACCTTGGCAGGTTGTGCCTCATCTTGAGAAGGGACTCCGTCAGGGCGGGCTGCTTGTATGCTATCTGCCTACGATTTTACAGGTGAAGTCATGCGTGGATGCTCTGCGCGAGGCGGGGTACTATGACGAGATAAGCTCCTTTGAGCTGATTAAGCGTCCGTGGAAGGTGGACGGAAGGTCTGTAAGACCGGAGATGTGGACATTCAACCACAGCGCATTCCTTATAACCTGCCGCAAGGTGGAAAAAATGCTGCCGAAAGTGAAGCCCGAAAAGGCGGAAACTCCGGAGGAGCTTGAAGAAACTTACGAAATGCCTGAAGAAGAATAG
- a CDS encoding ATP-binding protein translates to MKCVKCNGNAVINIRRANAAFCKEHFNEYFTEQTLKSIKQFRMFRKTDKIMVCVSGGKDSLVLWHVLHNLGCDVTGMYIDLGINGYSDRSKEKVTAFADKFGLKTIIVDLREKGYPIPFVARRAKREDCAVCGTIKRYYFNRAAYDGGFDVVATGHNLDDEASRLLANIMHWNDEYMDNTYPVLPAGGKMLKKKVKPLVRLTERETAAFAILNGIDYVMEECPMSKGATSLIFKEALSTIEDKMAGTEIFFYTKFLERVKDKDRSKTDSDEMKICQTCGMESFMDKCTFCRLVEKVK, encoded by the coding sequence ATGAAATGTGTTAAATGTAACGGCAATGCGGTAATTAATATCCGCCGTGCCAACGCCGCCTTCTGCAAAGAGCATTTCAATGAGTATTTCACTGAGCAGACATTGAAATCCATCAAACAGTTCCGCATGTTCCGCAAGACAGATAAAATAATGGTCTGTGTCTCCGGCGGAAAGGACAGCCTTGTCCTCTGGCATGTGCTGCATAATCTCGGCTGTGATGTAACGGGAATGTATATCGATCTTGGTATAAACGGCTATTCCGACCGCTCGAAGGAGAAAGTGACGGCATTTGCTGATAAATTCGGACTGAAAACAATCATAGTGGATCTTCGTGAAAAAGGCTATCCGATCCCTTTTGTGGCAAGACGAGCCAAAAGAGAGGACTGCGCTGTCTGCGGCACCATAAAAAGATATTACTTCAACAGGGCAGCCTATGACGGCGGTTTTGATGTTGTCGCCACGGGGCACAATCTGGATGACGAGGCATCCCGCCTGTTAGCCAACATAATGCACTGGAACGATGAATACATGGACAACACCTATCCGGTTCTCCCCGCAGGCGGGAAAATGCTGAAAAAGAAGGTCAAGCCCCTTGTGCGCCTCACAGAAAGGGAGACAGCGGCGTTTGCCATCCTCAACGGAATAGACTACGTGATGGAAGAGTGTCCGATGAGCAAAGGCGCCACAAGCCTTATTTTCAAGGAAGCGCTCAGCACTATAGAAGATAAAATGGCTGGAACGGAGATTTTCTTTTATACAAAATTTCTCGAAAGGGTTAAGGATAAAGACCGCTCAAAAACAGATTCGGACGAAATGAAAATATGTCAGACCTGCGGAATGGAGTCCTTTATGGACAAATGCACATTCTGCCGTCTGGTGGAGAAAGTTAAATGA
- a CDS encoding MoaD/ThiS family protein, with the protein MVKVEFTDGRIEEISPASVKDILKKLNLKETTTLVTRDGELLTHDIHVYDGQDIKIINVVSGG; encoded by the coding sequence TTGGTTAAAGTCGAATTCACCGACGGCAGGATTGAGGAAATATCCCCCGCTTCAGTGAAAGATATATTGAAAAAGCTTAATCTGAAAGAGACTACAACCCTTGTCACAAGGGATGGAGAGCTTCTGACACATGATATTCACGTATATGACGGTCAGGATATAAAAATCATAAACGTGGTGAGCGGCGGCTGA